A window of Pectinophora gossypiella chromosome 12, ilPecGoss1.1, whole genome shotgun sequence contains these coding sequences:
- the LOC126371119 gene encoding uncharacterized protein LOC126371119, with translation MYPGMEHFNSNLKWKFDETPGVDDELQNLEHNLDRIRSLSHERNFNGYGVKENDNLLEVEVNDVVEDDSDETKDYNGSSARESCEDKSEYVSTHKFSRHSSLSNRELDVIKESSRSSSDTEVTLTR, from the coding sequence ATGTATCCAGGAATGGAACATTTTAACTCAAATTTAAAATGGAAATTCGATGAAACGCCAGGCGTAGACGACGAATTGCAAAATCTAGAACACAATCTCGATAGGATAAGAAGTCTTAGCCACGAAAGAAACTTTAACGGTTACGGTGTGAAAGAAAATGATAATTTGTTGGAAGTTGAAGTGAACGATGTCGTCGAAGACGATTCAGATGAGACTAAAGACTACAACGGTAGTAGTGCTCGTGAAAGTTGTGAAGATAAAAGTGAATACGTTTCTACACATAAGTTTTCTCGACATTCGTCCCTGTCAAACAGAGAGCTGGATGTGATTAAAGAGAGCTCTAGGAGTTCGAGTGATACAGAAGTGACGTTGACGCGATGA